GCGGCTGCCGTAGGCCAGGGGCGAGGGCTCGGAAACGCTCCCCCCGCGGACGATGTAGAAGCCGTCGCGGTCACGGACCACGCCCGAGAGCTCGCCGGGCTTGAGCTCGAAGGCGGTACGGGCGGCCACGGGGGCGGTGCCCAGGCCGGGGATGTTTCCCGTCCGGGTTATCTGGTCGGCGGAGACGACACTGTCGCCCAATTCAACGGCGGCACGGTCGAGGCCGACCTCCTTCGCCAGGGCCTCTAGCTCACCCGCGTGCCTTTCCGCCATGTCCCACGCTTTCTGGTTGAGCACCTTGGCCTCCACCCGGCCCCGCACATCCTCGAAGGGGTAGGGTTTTTCCCGTGTCCGCTCAGCCACGCGCAGGACGTAGAAATCGTGCTTGAACGCCGCGTCGGGGTCGTTGGGGTCCTCGTGGGTGCGGGTGAGGATGCCGGAGACCTGGCCCGGCTCCAACTTGAAGGCGGCGTCGCGGAACTGATCGAATCGGCCTATCTTCACGTCCACGATGATGGCGTCCTGCGCGAAGGGTCCCGCCCGCAGGACTAGAACGTCGGGGATGAGGGCCGCGGCCTGCTCAAGGCTCTTGCCCTCGGAGAGCGCCCCCGAGAGCGTGCTCTGGAACTTGTCCATGGCACTGAGCGCCTGGTCCATCCGCAGGCGGTTCTCCAGCTCGGGCCGCATCTGTTCGAAGGTCGGCACGTCCGCTTCCCGTTGGATGATGTGCCAGCCGTACTCGGTCTTCACCGGCTCCTGGCTGAAGGCGCCGGATGCGAGGGCGAAGGCGGCCGTCTCGAACTCGGGGACCATTTCGCCGGGCCCGAAAAAGCCCAGGTCCTCGGCGACGACCGCGGGCACTTCTCCGGTCGGGCCGGGGGTCTGGGCCAAGTATTCGTCGAAGATTTTTCCGAACGCGGTCCCGCCCGACGGCGCGCCGTTCAACCGTTCGATGACGGCGGCCGCCTTGGCCCGGGCCGCCTCGACGGTTTGGGAATCCGCGTCGGGCGGGACGGTGAAGAGGATGTGGCGCACGTGGATTCTGCCCGCGGCGGTATCCTCGTCCTTAATCTGCTCGTAGTAGGCCTGCAGGTTCTCGTCGGTGAGCTCGACCCGAGCGTAGAGGTCG
This is a stretch of genomic DNA from bacterium. It encodes these proteins:
- a CDS encoding peptidyl-prolyl cis-trans isomerase → MVMRAMREKMKPILWIAIIGFLGTIVFAWGMSYNPGGGCQKSPIVLVVNGEEVPYSDYYQLSEGLFRRYVANERSRMGDFYDPSVEPAMRDQAGQDAIELIIEDYVVRQKAVEWGLCVTEDEVSLTIEQVPYFHGENGAFDPKLYEAFLHDQGTNDEEYRRQLGDELLVEKVHSIIFDAVYVPEPMVRAEFLNTNQIASADFTQISYGAFVGDITLSLAETRAYYDAHPEEFMASAQATVDYIALNFDDLYARVELTDENLQAYYEQIKDEDTAAGRIHVRHILFTVPPDADSQTVEAARAKAAAVIERLNGAPSGGTAFGKIFDEYLAQTPGPTGEVPAVVAEDLGFFGPGEMVPEFETAAFALASGAFSQEPVKTEYGWHIIQREADVPTFEQMRPELENRLRMDQALSAMDKFQSTLSGALSEGKSLEQAAALIPDVLVLRAGPFAQDAIIVDVKIGRFDQFRDAAFKLEPGQVSGILTRTHEDPNDPDAAFKHDFYVLRVAERTREKPYPFEDVRGRVEAKVLNQKAWDMAERHAGELEALAKEVGLDRAAVELGDSVVSADQITRTGNIPGLGTAPVAARTAFELKPGELSGVVRDRDGFYIVRGGSVSEPSPLAYGSRLEGLRSGLISVFKNSFYRTWVDSLVAQAEVENHLDEILAGIAQRSAEAEGAAQETEHEQGDGGGGGGYGY